A window of Micrococcus endophyticus contains these coding sequences:
- the rfbA gene encoding glucose-1-phosphate thymidylyltransferase RfbA, which produces MKGIILAGGTGSRLHPITHGISKQLVPVYDKPMIYYPLSTLILAGISDILVITTPHDAQQFQRLLGDGSQFGISLSYVQQPSPDGLAQAFILGEDHIGGEHVALVLGDNIFYGPGMGQQLRRHTQVDGATVFGYWVADPSAYGVVEFDDAGKAVSLEEKPEEPKSNYAVPGLYFYDNDVVEIAKSLKPSARGELEITDVNRTYLERGTLNVEVLPRGTAWLDTGTFHDLNDASNFIRTIESRQGLKVGSPEEVAWRQGLLTDDELRERAEPLVKSGYGRYLLELLESPR; this is translated from the coding sequence ATGAAAGGCATCATCCTGGCCGGCGGCACCGGCTCCCGGCTGCACCCCATCACCCATGGCATCTCGAAGCAGCTCGTGCCCGTCTATGACAAGCCGATGATCTACTACCCGCTGTCCACGCTGATCTTGGCGGGCATCAGCGACATCCTGGTCATCACCACCCCGCACGACGCGCAGCAGTTCCAGCGGCTCCTGGGCGACGGCTCCCAGTTCGGGATCTCGCTCAGCTACGTCCAGCAGCCCTCCCCCGACGGCCTGGCACAGGCGTTCATCCTCGGGGAGGACCACATCGGCGGCGAGCATGTCGCGCTCGTCCTGGGGGACAACATCTTCTACGGCCCCGGAATGGGCCAGCAGCTGCGTCGTCACACCCAAGTCGACGGAGCCACCGTGTTCGGCTACTGGGTGGCAGACCCCAGCGCCTATGGCGTGGTGGAGTTCGACGACGCCGGCAAGGCCGTCTCACTGGAGGAGAAGCCTGAGGAGCCCAAGAGCAACTATGCGGTGCCCGGGCTGTACTTCTACGACAACGACGTCGTCGAGATTGCGAAGAGCCTCAAGCCGTCGGCTCGCGGCGAGCTGGAGATCACCGACGTGAACCGCACCTACCTGGAACGCGGCACCCTGAACGTAGAGGTCCTCCCCCGCGGCACCGCATGGCTGGACACTGGCACCTTCCATGACCTGAACGACGCCTCCAACTTCATCCGCACCATCGAGTCCCGTCAGGGCCTCAAGGTCGGCTCTCCCGAGGAGGTCGCCTGGCGGCAGGGCCTTCTCACCGACGACGAGCTGCGCGAGCGCGCCGAGCCGCTCGTGAAGTCGGGGTACGGACGGTACCTCCTGGAGCTGCTCGAGTCCCCTCGCTGA
- a CDS encoding glycosyltransferase — MTDMTRGRIAIAHDYLTQKGGAERVVLALHRMWPDAPIYTTFYDPEGTFPEFKDAHIITSPLNRVGLLRKDPRRALPLLPLTSSLMHVKEPIAVVSTSGWAHGFRYVGATLVYCHTPARWVYLLDDYLGEGGRNSIKGRIARVLRPGLRRWDRAAVRRRSRYVANSTVVKERIEDVYGLDGVDLVFPPHSVSTEGPQEPIPGAERLAEDGFLLSVARLMPYKHVDVAIEAAARAGRPLVVIGKGPEEARLRAMAGEDVVFGQDLSDAQLRWAYAHATALIAASHEDFGITPLEASTWGVPTVALRAGGYLDTIVEGVNGVFVDAPTVDAVAEGVERLLAHDWDRAAMQAHAERFSETQFGRRIRALVAELPAGPTHRGRQ; from the coding sequence ATGACCGACATGACACGCGGCCGGATCGCCATCGCCCACGACTACCTCACCCAGAAGGGCGGGGCGGAACGGGTGGTGCTCGCCCTGCACCGGATGTGGCCGGACGCGCCCATCTACACCACGTTCTACGACCCCGAGGGCACGTTCCCCGAATTCAAGGACGCGCACATCATCACCTCACCGCTCAACCGGGTGGGGCTGCTGCGGAAGGACCCGCGGCGGGCCCTTCCGCTCCTGCCTCTGACCTCCTCGCTGATGCATGTGAAGGAGCCGATCGCCGTCGTCTCGACGTCCGGCTGGGCGCACGGATTCCGTTACGTCGGCGCCACGCTCGTCTACTGCCACACCCCGGCGCGCTGGGTGTATCTGCTGGACGACTACCTGGGCGAGGGAGGCCGGAACAGCATCAAGGGCCGGATCGCCCGCGTGCTGCGCCCGGGTCTGCGGAGGTGGGACCGCGCGGCCGTCCGGCGTCGATCACGCTATGTGGCCAACTCCACGGTGGTGAAGGAGCGGATCGAAGACGTCTACGGGCTTGACGGTGTGGACCTCGTGTTCCCGCCGCACTCCGTGAGCACGGAGGGCCCGCAGGAGCCGATCCCCGGTGCCGAGCGGCTGGCGGAGGACGGTTTCCTGCTGTCGGTCGCGCGGCTCATGCCGTACAAGCACGTGGACGTGGCGATCGAGGCAGCGGCCCGCGCGGGGCGGCCGCTCGTGGTGATCGGCAAGGGTCCGGAGGAGGCCCGGTTGCGGGCGATGGCGGGGGAGGACGTGGTGTTCGGCCAGGACCTCTCCGACGCGCAGCTGCGCTGGGCGTACGCACACGCGACGGCACTGATCGCTGCGAGCCACGAGGACTTCGGCATCACGCCGCTCGAGGCGAGTACGTGGGGCGTGCCCACCGTGGCGCTGCGGGCCGGCGGTTACCTGGACACCATCGTGGAAGGCGTCAACGGGGTTTTCGTGGACGCCCCGACGGTGGATGCGGTGGCCGAGGGGGTGGAACGTCTGCTGGCGCATGACTGGGACCGGGCGGCGATGCAGGCGCACGCTGAGCGGTTCTCCGAGACCCAATTCGGTCGGCGGATCCGTGCGTTGGTCGCGGAACTGCCCGCTGGGCCCACACATCGAGGCAGGCAATAG
- a CDS encoding glycosyltransferase family 2 protein → MTENPLTHEASVIVPSRGGAQRLPRLIGALAAQEDAPAFEVHVVVDGDVDGSEGMLAQLTAEHPGLDLSWTVFGENRGRVAALNAGADATSGRVLIRADDDLEPGPHYIRDHVAAHSGGPRGVIGVTANVLPDSVYQRVYGDAQDEAHRRHAYALPAEQQWRHWAGNVSVPRTLHEELGGYDPDYRRYGWEDVDFGYRLHAAGYPVEIRPELETRHHAAAVTTYTKARRALHSGSARQIFIAKHGADALGGDRAPGGPWGAAVRAVAALSTERTIKYSSAVVERAAAVLPAPIARKLIALQVEAAAETGRTRPGRARRQF, encoded by the coding sequence ATGACCGAGAACCCCCTGACCCACGAGGCCAGCGTGATCGTCCCCAGCCGGGGCGGCGCTCAGCGGTTGCCGCGCCTGATCGGCGCGCTCGCCGCGCAGGAGGACGCCCCGGCCTTCGAGGTCCACGTGGTCGTGGACGGGGATGTGGACGGGTCCGAAGGGATGCTCGCGCAGTTGACCGCGGAGCATCCGGGCCTGGACCTGAGCTGGACCGTCTTCGGCGAAAACCGCGGGCGGGTCGCCGCGCTGAATGCAGGTGCCGACGCGACGTCCGGCCGCGTCCTCATCCGCGCGGACGACGACCTGGAGCCCGGGCCCCACTACATCCGGGACCACGTGGCCGCCCACTCGGGCGGGCCACGCGGCGTGATCGGAGTGACGGCCAACGTCCTCCCAGACTCGGTCTATCAGCGCGTCTACGGGGATGCCCAGGACGAAGCGCACCGTCGTCATGCCTACGCCCTTCCGGCAGAGCAGCAGTGGCGGCACTGGGCCGGCAACGTGTCCGTCCCCCGCACCCTCCACGAGGAGCTGGGCGGCTACGACCCCGACTACCGCCGCTATGGCTGGGAGGATGTGGACTTCGGCTACCGCCTCCACGCCGCCGGGTATCCGGTGGAGATCCGGCCGGAGTTGGAGACCCGTCACCACGCAGCAGCGGTCACCACCTACACCAAGGCGCGCCGGGCTCTGCATTCGGGGTCCGCCCGGCAGATCTTCATCGCCAAGCACGGGGCGGACGCACTCGGCGGGGACCGGGCCCCGGGCGGGCCGTGGGGCGCCGCCGTGCGGGCGGTGGCTGCTCTGAGCACGGAGCGCACGATCAAGTACAGCTCCGCCGTCGTCGAGCGTGCTGCTGCCGTGTTGCCAGCCCCGATCGCACGAAAGCTGATCGCCTTGCAGGTCGAAGCCGCAGCGGAGACCGGACGCACCCGGCCGGGGCGTGCCCGCCGACAGTTCTGA
- a CDS encoding glycosyltransferase family 4 protein — protein MTGRIWILANQGEVGGGEVMLHHLATALRELGRDVSVVAPAHPAETADRLAADGFDVVRVGGPGRLGYMRALRAWDRGRGGDDVAWCNGLLPATALAGRPRRIVHLHQVPEKPLLRVFSALARPGALAVLAPSRFAADRIRGARVLHDWVPGPTTPQAGRARDAAEPVTVGFLGRLSEDKGIVTLLEAVALLRKTDPGAFVVRVAGESRFVAEDEAERLATALKAAGEDVQVLGWQDTAEFLASVDVLAVPSQWAEVFGLVTAEAMAAGVPVVASDAGAVPEVVGNDHPFVFPQRDAAALADCLRAVRAGDLGAVAHSQRRRWASLFSPEAGRAAVAELLDDLSL, from the coding sequence ATGACCGGCCGCATCTGGATCCTGGCGAACCAGGGCGAGGTGGGCGGCGGCGAGGTGATGCTCCACCACCTCGCCACGGCCTTGCGCGAGCTGGGGCGGGACGTGAGCGTCGTGGCCCCGGCCCACCCGGCCGAGACCGCCGATCGCCTGGCCGCGGACGGCTTCGACGTGGTCCGCGTGGGTGGGCCCGGACGACTGGGTTATATGCGCGCTCTCCGGGCCTGGGACCGCGGCCGCGGCGGCGACGACGTCGCCTGGTGCAACGGGCTGCTGCCGGCCACGGCGCTGGCCGGCCGGCCGCGCCGGATCGTGCACCTGCACCAGGTGCCCGAGAAGCCGCTTCTGCGCGTGTTCTCCGCCCTGGCGCGTCCCGGCGCACTCGCGGTCCTCGCGCCGTCCCGATTCGCGGCGGACCGCATCCGCGGGGCCCGCGTGCTCCACGACTGGGTTCCGGGTCCGACGACGCCGCAGGCAGGGCGGGCCCGCGATGCCGCTGAGCCGGTGACCGTGGGCTTCCTCGGCCGGCTGTCCGAAGACAAGGGCATCGTGACCCTGCTCGAGGCCGTCGCGCTGCTGCGGAAGACCGACCCGGGTGCTTTCGTGGTCCGCGTCGCGGGGGAGAGCCGGTTCGTGGCGGAGGACGAGGCCGAGCGGCTTGCTACCGCCCTGAAGGCGGCGGGTGAGGACGTCCAGGTGCTCGGCTGGCAGGACACCGCCGAGTTCCTGGCTTCCGTGGACGTGCTGGCCGTGCCGTCGCAGTGGGCCGAGGTCTTCGGCCTGGTGACGGCCGAGGCGATGGCCGCGGGCGTTCCGGTGGTGGCCTCCGATGCGGGGGCCGTTCCCGAGGTGGTCGGCAACGATCACCCCTTCGTTTTTCCGCAGCGGGACGCTGCCGCGCTCGCGGACTGCCTGCGGGCGGTACGAGCGGGCGATCTGGGCGCGGTGGCCCACTCCCAGCGGCGCCGCTGGGCGTCGCTGTTCTCACCCGAGGCCGGCCGCGCCGCCGTCGCCGAGCTCCTGGATGACCTGTCCCTATGA
- a CDS encoding glycosyltransferase, whose amino-acid sequence MTPDVTTPAPAPLTLWVVPVADLGGVARHVLDVARVGLPGLRLAVLCPEGPLAERLREQGAAVFTGDVGPDAGLAASVRTLRTAVRTLRPAAVHTHLAYADLAAFAAFGPGRARQRAGAPALLSTEHGIAPDDGLYNRAAAARVKNAAHRARLRGTDVVIAVAQSTADVLRRKWGTGAPITVGRNGVDVSAVRAAAAGQRRTPGEGLRLLSLSRLAPEKNLDRLIAALPALLERDPGTRLTLAGAGPLEGELRAQAEALGVADAVDLPGFVEPWGAMAEHDVLVQLSAWENLSYTLLDAAAAGLPAVATDVGGNGEILPPERLVHETTPAAIADAVMRAAVEGPGEVRVGDVATMARATAEATLEVLGRRVGKTSG is encoded by the coding sequence GTGACCCCGGACGTGACGACGCCCGCCCCGGCCCCGCTGACGCTCTGGGTGGTGCCCGTCGCCGACCTCGGCGGCGTGGCCCGGCACGTCCTCGACGTCGCGCGCGTGGGCCTGCCCGGCCTGCGTCTGGCGGTGCTGTGCCCCGAGGGCCCGCTCGCCGAGCGCCTGCGCGAGCAGGGTGCGGCGGTGTTCACCGGGGACGTCGGTCCCGACGCCGGCCTGGCCGCCTCGGTGCGGACGCTCCGGACGGCGGTGCGCACCCTGCGCCCGGCCGCGGTCCACACGCACCTGGCCTACGCCGACCTCGCGGCGTTCGCCGCGTTCGGCCCGGGGCGGGCCCGGCAGCGGGCCGGTGCGCCGGCGCTGCTCAGCACCGAGCACGGGATCGCCCCGGACGATGGGCTGTACAACCGCGCCGCGGCGGCCCGGGTGAAGAACGCCGCGCACCGCGCCCGGTTGCGCGGCACGGACGTCGTGATTGCGGTGGCGCAGTCCACCGCGGACGTGCTCCGGCGCAAGTGGGGCACGGGGGCGCCTATCACCGTCGGGCGCAACGGGGTGGATGTGTCCGCGGTGCGGGCCGCGGCCGCGGGGCAGCGGCGCACACCGGGGGAGGGGCTGCGGCTCCTCTCCCTGTCTCGGCTGGCGCCCGAGAAGAACCTCGACCGGCTGATCGCCGCGCTGCCCGCCCTGCTGGAGCGGGACCCCGGGACGCGGTTGACGCTGGCCGGCGCTGGCCCCCTGGAGGGGGAGCTGCGCGCCCAGGCCGAGGCGCTCGGTGTCGCGGATGCGGTGGACCTGCCCGGTTTCGTGGAACCGTGGGGGGCCATGGCCGAGCACGACGTGCTGGTGCAGCTCTCCGCGTGGGAGAACCTCAGCTACACCTTGCTCGACGCCGCGGCCGCGGGCCTGCCCGCCGTCGCCACGGACGTGGGCGGCAACGGGGAGATCCTGCCGCCCGAGCGCCTGGTCCACGAGACCACTCCGGCGGCCATCGCCGACGCCGTCATGCGGGCCGCGGTCGAGGGTCCGGGCGAGGTGCGCGTGGGCGATGTGGCGACCATGGCCCGGGCGACCGCCGAGGCGACCCTCGAGGTGCTCGGGCGCCGGGTGGGGAAGACCTCGGGATGA
- a CDS encoding N-acetylneuraminate synthase family protein, with protein sequence MITERHLTPYLVFPEDSLLVALQKMTDNRERIVFVVDSHGFLAGSLTDGDFRRWLLANPGASLEVAAVEAANRTPATGPVGASPAEVLAALPAGALHLPLLDERGRLAALAINRESELRIGEHRIGPGRPAFLIAEIGNNHQGSVDLARELVDLAVEAGADAVKFQLRDMDALYRQSGAATAGEDLGAQRTLDELAKFSLSADDMVRVFDHVRDAGVALMCTPWDAPSMRVLAQYPVDGVKIASADLTNHGLLRDAAASGLPMVLSTGMSREEEIRESVALVRSFGVPFAMLHAQSTYPAPYKDVNLAYLDRLAEIAQTPVGYSGHERGFHVPLAAVARGASIIEKHFTVDRGLEGNDHKVSLLPEEFAQMVRQTRDIEESIGVGNERVVSTGEAMNRINLAKSLVAARPLAAGETVTEDAVTVKSPGRGLQPNELPRLVGRTIQRDMAEGDFFFAGDLTDTVPTGRQFQFRRPWGLPVRYHDVAALTKDCTPDFLEFHFSYKDLEIDIDSVFTEPMPMGFTTHLPDIFSGDFLVDLASDDDAVWERSIAEVQRTIDITRDLKRWFPKEEAPIMVITMGGFTLDRHIRPEERLPKYERIAEAVKRLDTSGIRIAAQTLPPFPWLMGGQQYHNLFMDPDDTVAFVEATGVPLCLDISHSKLSATFLGIPFSEMVEKLAPHTIHLHLVDATGVDGEGPQIGEGDVDWPVLCEQLDRLAPGVSFIPEIWQGHINNGEGFWTALDRLEQWL encoded by the coding sequence GTGATCACCGAACGCCACCTCACTCCGTACCTCGTCTTCCCGGAGGACTCCCTCCTCGTGGCCCTGCAGAAGATGACGGACAACCGCGAGCGGATCGTCTTCGTGGTGGACTCGCACGGCTTCCTGGCCGGCTCGCTCACGGACGGCGACTTCCGCCGGTGGCTTCTGGCCAATCCGGGAGCCTCCCTGGAGGTGGCCGCCGTCGAGGCCGCCAACCGGACGCCCGCCACCGGTCCCGTGGGCGCGTCCCCCGCCGAAGTGCTCGCCGCCCTGCCCGCCGGCGCCCTGCACCTGCCCCTGCTGGACGAGCGAGGCCGACTCGCCGCCCTGGCCATCAACCGGGAATCCGAGCTGCGCATCGGCGAGCACCGGATCGGCCCCGGCCGCCCGGCCTTCCTGATCGCGGAGATCGGCAACAACCACCAGGGCAGCGTGGATCTGGCCCGCGAGCTGGTGGACCTGGCCGTGGAGGCGGGCGCGGACGCCGTGAAGTTCCAGCTGAGGGACATGGACGCCCTGTACCGGCAGTCCGGCGCGGCCACCGCCGGTGAGGACCTGGGGGCCCAGCGCACCCTGGACGAGCTGGCCAAGTTCTCCCTGTCCGCGGACGACATGGTGCGGGTGTTCGACCACGTCCGGGACGCGGGCGTGGCGTTGATGTGCACCCCGTGGGACGCCCCGTCCATGCGGGTGCTCGCCCAGTACCCGGTGGACGGCGTGAAGATCGCCTCGGCGGATCTGACGAACCACGGTCTGCTGCGGGACGCGGCCGCCTCCGGCCTGCCGATGGTGCTCTCCACCGGCATGTCCCGGGAGGAGGAGATCCGCGAGTCGGTGGCCCTGGTGCGCTCCTTCGGCGTCCCCTTCGCGATGCTGCACGCCCAGTCCACGTACCCCGCCCCCTACAAGGACGTGAACCTCGCGTACCTGGACCGCCTGGCCGAGATCGCGCAGACCCCGGTCGGCTACTCCGGCCACGAGCGCGGCTTCCACGTGCCGCTGGCCGCCGTGGCGCGCGGCGCCTCGATCATCGAGAAGCACTTCACCGTGGACCGGGGGCTCGAGGGCAACGACCACAAGGTCTCCCTCCTGCCGGAGGAGTTCGCGCAGATGGTCCGGCAGACGCGGGACATCGAGGAGTCGATCGGCGTCGGGAACGAGCGCGTGGTCTCCACGGGCGAGGCGATGAACCGCATCAACCTGGCCAAGTCGCTCGTGGCCGCCCGGCCGCTGGCCGCGGGGGAGACCGTCACGGAGGACGCCGTCACCGTGAAGTCGCCCGGCCGCGGCCTGCAGCCCAACGAGCTGCCCCGCCTCGTGGGCCGCACCATCCAGCGCGACATGGCCGAGGGCGACTTCTTCTTCGCCGGCGACCTCACGGACACGGTGCCCACCGGGCGCCAGTTTCAGTTCCGGCGCCCCTGGGGCCTGCCGGTGCGCTACCACGACGTCGCGGCGCTGACGAAGGACTGCACCCCGGACTTCCTGGAGTTCCACTTCTCCTACAAGGACCTCGAGATCGACATCGACTCGGTGTTCACCGAGCCCATGCCGATGGGCTTCACCACCCACCTGCCGGACATCTTCTCCGGTGACTTCCTCGTGGACTTGGCCAGCGACGACGACGCCGTGTGGGAGCGCTCGATCGCCGAGGTGCAGCGCACCATCGACATCACCCGCGACCTCAAGCGCTGGTTCCCGAAGGAGGAGGCGCCCATCATGGTCATCACCATGGGCGGCTTCACCCTGGATCGGCACATCCGCCCGGAGGAGCGGCTGCCGAAGTATGAGCGCATCGCCGAGGCCGTGAAGCGCCTGGACACCTCCGGCATTCGGATCGCCGCGCAGACGCTGCCGCCGTTCCCGTGGCTGATGGGCGGTCAGCAGTACCACAACCTCTTCATGGACCCGGACGACACCGTGGCGTTCGTGGAGGCCACGGGGGTGCCCCTGTGCCTGGACATCTCCCACTCCAAGCTCTCGGCCACGTTCCTGGGGATCCCCTTCTCGGAGATGGTGGAGAAGCTGGCCCCGCACACCATCCACCTGCACCTGGTGGACGCCACCGGTGTGGACGGGGAGGGACCGCAGATCGGGGAGGGTGACGTGGACTGGCCCGTGCTGTGCGAGCAGCTGGACCGCCTGGCCCCCGGGGTGAGCTTCATCCCGGAGATCTGGCAGGGCCACATCAACAACGGCGAGGGCTTCTGGACGGCCCTGGACCGCCTGGAGCAGTGGCTGTGA
- a CDS encoding cytidylyltransferase domain-containing protein: protein MSILCVIPVRGGSRGLPGKNIRLLGGHPLVAWTIQAALEAEEDLHVVVSTDSAEIAEVALRYGADVPGLRPAELAQDETPTEPVVNHALAAERAAGVEPEGVMLLQATSPLRLPGTLDRAVAQFRETGVDSLVGVVPVSPFLWRHAADPADPPVCDFDVAHRKRRQDMDRTDLRFRENGSLYVTRPWVYDELHNRLGGRIGMFELDDLEGVDIDTELDFALAEQQMDQYLAVHKVLQRVPDRTQLHGTSTTTLGDAL, encoded by the coding sequence GTGAGCATCCTGTGCGTCATTCCCGTGCGCGGCGGGTCCCGGGGGCTGCCCGGCAAGAACATCCGCCTCCTGGGCGGCCACCCGCTCGTGGCGTGGACCATCCAGGCCGCCCTCGAGGCGGAGGAGGACCTGCACGTGGTGGTCTCCACGGACTCGGCCGAGATCGCCGAGGTCGCCCTCCGCTACGGCGCGGACGTGCCCGGCCTGCGCCCGGCGGAGCTGGCGCAGGACGAGACCCCCACCGAGCCCGTGGTGAATCACGCCCTCGCCGCCGAGCGCGCGGCCGGCGTCGAGCCCGAGGGCGTCATGCTCCTGCAGGCCACCAGCCCGCTGCGCCTGCCCGGCACCCTGGACCGCGCCGTCGCGCAGTTCCGGGAGACGGGCGTGGACTCGCTCGTCGGCGTCGTGCCGGTCTCGCCCTTCCTGTGGCGCCACGCCGCGGATCCGGCCGACCCGCCGGTGTGCGACTTCGACGTGGCCCACCGCAAGCGGCGGCAGGACATGGACCGCACGGACCTGCGGTTCCGCGAGAACGGCTCGCTGTACGTGACCCGCCCGTGGGTGTACGACGAGCTGCACAACCGCCTGGGCGGGCGGATCGGGATGTTCGAGCTCGACGACCTCGAGGGCGTGGACATCGACACCGAGCTGGACTTCGCCCTCGCCGAGCAGCAGATGGACCAGTACCTGGCGGTGCACAAGGTCCTCCAGCGGGTGCCGGACCGGACTCAGCTCCACGGCACCTCCACCACCACCCTGGGAGACGCCCTGTGA
- a CDS encoding RNA-binding protein, with protein MLAALDSATLSGIAAGLRPVALGPRVNVAVLCPPHLVPAVQAVVGDPVEDRSITSADDLSALDGTVGTVLSLGHYLRAGELALEWAAARGVEYVVVQHGLLTPFAPPLPDEVTLYAFSHEDGAFWTGGRPGRTVRVVGSQMLWEAADPYFPAAQPGPTVFLGQLHGRELGRWPATQQTLAFLRAEPHVLYRPHPSERDMLSRATHRLMHRGGTRFETSGRPLPEVGPDVVALFSTGVLEAAAQGRGGWVYHTAPPAWLREFWERYGMTPWTPGRSASEQPERTPAPVRPVIEPARAIARDIFGEESA; from the coding sequence GTGCTCGCTGCCCTCGACTCCGCGACGCTTTCCGGCATCGCGGCCGGGCTTCGCCCGGTGGCGTTGGGGCCGCGTGTCAACGTGGCGGTCCTGTGTCCTCCGCACCTGGTCCCTGCGGTCCAGGCCGTGGTCGGAGACCCCGTCGAAGACCGGTCGATCACCTCCGCTGACGACCTGTCCGCCCTCGACGGCACGGTCGGCACGGTGCTTTCGCTCGGCCACTACCTGCGGGCCGGGGAACTGGCCCTGGAGTGGGCCGCGGCACGGGGCGTGGAATACGTCGTCGTGCAACACGGCCTGCTCACACCGTTCGCGCCGCCTCTGCCTGACGAGGTGACGCTGTACGCGTTTTCGCACGAGGACGGGGCCTTCTGGACCGGTGGCCGTCCGGGGCGGACCGTCAGGGTAGTGGGCTCCCAGATGCTGTGGGAAGCCGCGGACCCCTATTTTCCGGCCGCCCAGCCGGGCCCGACGGTGTTCCTGGGACAGCTCCACGGGCGAGAGCTGGGCCGGTGGCCCGCCACTCAGCAGACGCTGGCGTTCCTTCGTGCCGAGCCGCACGTGCTCTACCGACCGCACCCTTCGGAACGGGACATGCTGAGCCGAGCCACCCACCGCCTCATGCACCGCGGCGGCACCCGCTTCGAGACCAGCGGGCGTCCTCTGCCCGAGGTGGGACCCGACGTCGTCGCACTGTTCTCGACGGGTGTCCTCGAAGCGGCAGCCCAGGGACGCGGCGGCTGGGTGTACCACACCGCCCCTCCCGCCTGGCTCCGAGAGTTCTGGGAGCGCTACGGCATGACGCCATGGACGCCCGGGCGTTCGGCCTCCGAGCAGCCCGAGCGCACTCCCGCCCCGGTCCGCCCCGTGATCGAGCCTGCGCGGGCCATCGCCCGTGACATCTTTGGAGAGGAGTCCGCGTGA
- a CDS encoding CgeB family protein, translated as MRVLIVGPRFHGYLAAMGAALEHLGHGVSVHAYDAADTLAERVRNKALHDLPGRWTARWAGWEGRRAAAVLNRERPDALLVVKGDRLGDDWWAAVDRWNGPRVTWLYDEIDRMAYTREQLAAMPVVATYSAADAASLAGTADTVRHLPLGHDSLLAFHRRPTGAVTFIGARYPQRKALLAGLVAAGIPVRAYGRDWSRHPADVLASRHWRPPGVPAGRTLARDEAYGVMAGSEATVNIHGHQDGFTMRTFEACGVGALQLVDRADVDVHFEPGREVLVFADGDELAEHAERAIREPKWARGIAEAGRRRALAEHTLVHRMREVEALWA; from the coding sequence ATGCGCGTCCTCATCGTCGGGCCTCGATTCCACGGCTATCTGGCCGCCATGGGTGCCGCCCTGGAACACCTGGGCCATGGCGTCTCCGTGCACGCGTACGACGCGGCAGACACTCTGGCTGAGCGCGTCCGCAACAAGGCTCTGCACGACCTGCCGGGGAGGTGGACCGCACGCTGGGCGGGCTGGGAGGGCCGGCGTGCGGCGGCGGTTCTGAATCGTGAACGCCCGGACGCCCTCCTGGTGGTGAAGGGCGATCGTCTGGGGGACGATTGGTGGGCTGCCGTTGACCGGTGGAACGGGCCTCGGGTGACTTGGCTCTACGACGAGATCGACCGCATGGCCTATACCCGCGAACAGCTCGCCGCGATGCCCGTCGTCGCCACCTACAGTGCGGCCGACGCGGCGTCGCTGGCGGGAACGGCGGATACGGTGCGTCACCTGCCGCTGGGCCACGACTCACTGCTGGCGTTCCACCGGCGCCCGACCGGTGCTGTGACATTCATCGGGGCCCGTTACCCGCAACGCAAAGCCCTGCTGGCCGGTCTCGTCGCCGCCGGCATCCCTGTGCGCGCCTATGGGCGGGATTGGTCCAGGCATCCCGCGGATGTGCTCGCGTCGCGTCACTGGCGACCTCCGGGTGTTCCTGCGGGACGCACCTTGGCGCGTGACGAGGCATACGGGGTGATGGCCGGCAGCGAGGCCACTGTCAATATTCACGGTCACCAGGACGGCTTCACAATGCGCACCTTCGAAGCGTGTGGAGTGGGCGCCCTCCAGTTGGTGGACCGCGCGGACGTCGACGTGCACTTCGAGCCGGGCAGAGAAGTCCTGGTGTTCGCCGATGGCGACGAATTGGCCGAGCACGCGGAGCGGGCGATCCGCGAACCGAAGTGGGCCCGCGGCATCGCCGAAGCAGGGCGACGCCGGGCCCTGGCCGAACACACCCTCGTGCACCGGATGCGAGAGGTGGAAGCGCTGTGGGCCTGA